The DNA sequence TcaaagcaacatggcaaaagggCACTCCCTTCTGTCGCTGGCTGTCGTGATCAAGCTCGTTGAAGTTAGCTTCATCGAGCTTCAAGTTCACTTCGCGACTTCCCTGGCTTCAACAGCTAGGCACGGACAAGGGGCAGAGTCTTGAGAGCACCAGCCGCAAACTCGCCGTGGTAGTCGGATCTAGCGAGGGCTAATTTGCGGTGGTTCTCTAAGGCTAGAGAAAAACATGGGCTATTTCAGGTGTACCTTTCAGCGAACGCACATTGTTTTTCTCAAATAAAATTACATCACAAGTATTAGCGGAAGTCAAATTTTTATGATTCGCTTAGCAAAGCACGAGGAATTCAATGAACCACATTTTGGTACCTCCCGTGATCATGTTGTGGCCATCTAGTATAGCACCCAGAGtgttttcaaattttttttaaaaaagaaacagTATCCTGAGTGTAAAGTGTAAACAAGCTTTCATTGTATTTCATTTGTATGATtttttatattaaaataaaatagatcTTTCCAGCTCTGCGTCCAGCGTCCTCCCCGCGACGACGCTTCCCGAGCTCTCTCCTCTGTTCCCTCTCATCCCCGCGATTCTCCTCTGCCGCTCTCCGCTAGGGTTTTGCCGCCGAcctctcgctcgctcgctcccgGCTCCGCGAGGCAACCGTCCGGCCGGTCGAAATGGTGGATGTGGAGGAGGTCGGGAACAAGATGCAATCGCAGATGCGCCTGCACGCCGAGCCGGaggacgacgccgccgccgacctCCCCCTGCCGGCCCTCTTCGACAGGGCGTCGCGGATCCACGCCCTCGCCTCCAGCTCCGCCCTCGACCAGGTGCTTccctgccccccccccccccccccccctcttctGAGAACTGGGATCGCCCCGCCCCTTCTCCCGCTTACCAAGAGATGGAAATCGGGCGAGCGGTGCTTACGCGCTTGTTTTTTCTGCCGCGCAGGATGGGATCCGCACGGGGGTTGATCTGCTGCGGCGCTGCGACGAGATGGTCAGCAAGCTCGGCCTTTTCTCCCCCAACGAGACCAAGGAAGACGTCTCCACCGCAAACCTCAAGTACCTACTCGTATGTCCGttcccctccccctctctaTGCTCCCTGCACAAGTCCATGAAACAGGTTGTGATGGTACTAGATGCCTGGTCAGTTTTATTCAGTTGTCAGTACCATAGTTTTTAAGGCGGTAAGGCGAGGtgcggcgcccgacccccttCCAGACGCCTAGGCGTTTAAGGCGCAAGGCAAGGCGACGCCATACAACCAtcttaatatataataataccaCTAGAAATCAGCCATATAATACCATAATAAATAGTGTTTCTAGAGTAACAGGGCACAATATAAAGTAGCAAAATAGCAAATCTGAAATCTCCCATCTCTCAATTGGAGCAAATTAGACTCTATTGACATAACATAACTTAATTTCTAGTACTGCTAGTGCAAAATAAATATAAGTAGCATAAGTGCTGATCTTGAAATCTCTAATCAACAACTCAACATCATCAGAGCAGAGTAAGGAGAGGCAGAGTAGCAAGTAACCAGCAGATCAGAGTAGAAGGAGCAAAGGAAAGAAAGAGTAGAGTGCATAACAGAGGCAACTACCCATACATCAGAGCAGAGGAAGGAGAGGCAGAACAGAGGGAGGGAGGAAGAGCAAACAATGGGAGGACGAGAGGGGAAAGCACGTACTGAATCTGTGACAGAGCTGCTGGCGGGCGGATCCGGTGGGGACTGGGGAGGCGACGGATGAAGCTGGGCAGATGGTGCCGGCGGCTCCCAGGTGCTCGCTCCTGTCGCCCTCTTCTCTTcccctctctcctctcttccctCTCCAGCGAGCGAGCGCAATTTCCCACGACTTCCAGGCGTGCGACTTCCAGGCGCGTGACAAATATGTAGGCGCGGGCGCGATTTCCCCTCTCCAGCGTGCGCAAATCCTGCCTTTCCCACGCAGGCGGGATTTCCCCTCTCCAACGCGCGCAATCTCTGCCTTTCCTGTGCGCAATCCCTGGCTTCCCGCCCTACGCGCGCGATTTTCCCTCCCCCGCGCGCGGTTTTCCTCCTTCGCTCGTGTGCGTGCGGCGTCCGCCTAGAGCAAGTCGACGCCATGGCGACGACTTGGAGTGCAAGGCGACGCCATACGCGAGCATGTCATGGCGAGCCTGACGCCATGGTTCAAAAAACGCCCTTGTCGCCTAGGCGACGCCTTAAAAACTATGGTCAGTACAATTGCAAATCACGCCTGGCCAGTTTTATTCAGTTGTCAGTACAATTGCAATCCACGCCTGGTCAGTTTTATTCAGTTGCCAGCACAATTGCTAATCACAACAATCCTAGAAAACTTAAGAATTGTTCTTTTCTTCTGTATAGCTCTGATCTTTGTTTGCACTCATAGGTTCCATATTACCTTGCGGAAATGACTGAGAAGATAGCACAAGAGGATCGGATCCCGGTTCTTAAGGCGTCACAGGACCACTTGAAGGTTATCAATTTGCCCTGTCACATTGTTTCACTAGGTGCAGCTTTTTAATTTGTTTATAACGAGGGGTCTCTACTCTCTAGCATGGTACTCTGTCATCACGTGTCCTCCTTTTGCACTCCACAGGAATTCATTGCTCTATGTGAAGTACTAGAGCTTATTCCAGAGGATGAGCTAGAATTGTCTAGGCAGAAGCAGCCTGATACTATGGCAAACAGGAGAGCACAGAAGGTGAGACCGAATTACTTTCTCTATATAAATTCTTAAGGCATCAGCCAGCAGTTTCTACTCTGTAATTGGAGGAGAGTAATATGGGACATGGTTCTCTTGTGCTGAATTTATTATGCACAGGCTGATTTTATTCATAAGATGTCTAAAGTGGGTCAGTTTCCTATAATTCACTATTTATGTTTATTGTTTCTTTCCTAGGTTGCCCGGTTCAAACGTCAAAAGGCTGCAGAAACGAAGCTCCAAGAGAtcagagagagaaaagaaaggcGTGGACGCTCATTGAGAGCAGCTGCTTTATCTGCCCCAATTGAAGCTGGAGAGGAAGATGACCTGGAGGATGATGGAGAGGAAGAAAGAGAGGTCAGCATCCCACATCTGGAAGCTGTTTTCATGATATGTTTTAGGTTTTTACATATTTCAAATCAGAATGATCTGTGGCATGTGTATGTCATAAGTATGGTCTTGCTTTTCTTGAAAGGagagattttatttatttttcaaatTAAAATAAGCTTGTGATATTCTAAAAGATAAAGCTTTTCCATTTGATGGTGGCATTTTAATTTATTTAGTCTAATGGTTGTAGGGAGCTTTATAATTTGCTGCATGTAGCTAGGTTCTTAGATACCTGCAGTCTGTCAAACACATTCCCTGTAATGCTCTGTGCATACCAAGCCCATGAGGATGTTTTGTTCTCTTCAGTCAGTCAGTGACACAGAAACAGTGTTACCATCAAATTTATCCCATAGCAGTAAAATCCTCACTGCAAGGTCTTCAATTTTTTAGCCCACAGTATTCTTTCTATGCTATTTTATTTCTCATGACtgaataattattttggaatcttGTTGTTAGTGCCTTTTCATATCGTGTCAATGTTTGCTTCCAACTTTTCTTACCTTGCATTTGCTTCTATATCAATGAGAACATATGCTCTGGTTCTGAATTCCTCTTTGTATGCTGCAGGCTTGGTTAGCTACCATCTCATTGGCTCTCTGCAAGGTTAGTTCGCTTTCCATAACACTTATTGTTGAGTTCTTTTTTCT is a window from the Sorghum bicolor cultivar BTx623 chromosome 5, Sorghum_bicolor_NCBIv3, whole genome shotgun sequence genome containing:
- the LOC8069286 gene encoding PP2A regulatory subunit TAP46, with the protein product MVDVEEVGNKMQSQMRLHAEPEDDAAADLPLPALFDRASRIHALASSSALDQDGIRTGVDLLRRCDEMVSKLGLFSPNETKEDVSTANLKYLLVPYYLAEMTEKIAQEDRIPVLKASQDHLKEFIALCEVLELIPEDELELSRQKQPDTMANRRAQKVARFKRQKAAETKLQEIRERKERRGRSLRAAALSAPIEAGEEDDLEDDGEEEREAWLATISLALCKAFDLLDMLKKEEEMLLAVKERKAKDGNAFAREMLDERTKKAEAWHHNAANRVVYSKPADPITCATFAQDVIEGRASVSQAHEHKHQPLIFGPASLVGGGLTSERERMAAQVFQPSYRMPTMSIEEAGLREMKIMEKWQERTAEIMKEANSAWHKDGTSSAQEDEDAEEAKARAWDDWKDDNPRGAGNKKLTPCG